One Aspergillus oryzae RIB40 DNA, chromosome 2 genomic window carries:
- a CDS encoding uncharacterized protein (predicted protein), with amino-acid sequence MLYNFLSHIHQTLRLFNPVVSVLCKILDTLRLTIIMARPFEFSSKVTGVIHSVFESFLERNTAQTLDESRHAPPSEDQDIVTSTYSPSTVCFLSLSLSFSSLTTHPPICPFPSSPPFLPPATTASILNVTLLFSVSIIVLSCLFSFYWELMCGSITQKQSSAAGYRTPPVFHTQSPSPSLSSSYHSNISDSHTSSGEKPPAKMYPIADVDDTAGFMAAARALKLDPNAYRKVSSVVAASEDASSEHGSLSKSHDDAKNPTSTDDSVLTSTPKEPSTPAEFQVKGDADFAGPGNDSTLTNFVAEPMPLEVVEQSSTAEFVSADTLVTTSHASVGEEDREHQATFETWGTPEIRDKPGMTLVFILHYRPLLIGSFLAAARVRRVIIRGLPSTWKTPAMVLSLIHGGTIESISVGPSGTAQVLFCDPEACKAFYDKYPNGIDLDKERKVTVFVEMGKEVDVVSSQLSFSLSTGATRAVRAVGVDLDVTMRQLFDLAAGNHRKVEKILDNYVPGEARNVIFRFCSIDDAVRFRAVLVRNESWEQCNIQYAADPCELATGYHTN; translated from the exons ATGCTGTACAACTTCCTGTCACATATCCATCAAACCCTGCGCTTGTTCAATCCTGTGGTCAGCGTCTTGTGCAAAATCTTAGATACCCTTAGGCTCACAATCATCATGGCAAGACCATTTGAGTTCAGCTCAAAAGTCACCGGTGTTATCCATAGTGTATTCGAGTCCTTCTTGGAGAGAAACACTGCTCAGACCCTAGATGAGAGTCGCCACGCTCCCCCATCAGAGGATCAGGATATCGTGACCTCTACATATAGCCCCTCCAcggtttgttttctttccctctctctctccttctcttctttaaCCACTCACCCACCCATTTGCCCTTTTCcgtcttcccctccctttctACCTCCAGCAACCACCGCCTCAATCCTTAACGTAACGTTACTGTTCTCTGTATCCatcattgtcttgtcttgtctcttctctttctactGGGAGCTGATGTGCGGATCAATAACACAAAAACAGTCATCCGCCGCTGGCTACAGAACCCCTCCCGTCTTTCACACTCAAAGTCCCTCTCCCTCACTCTCATCCTCCTACCATTCTAATATTAGCGACTCACACACTTCATCTGGTGAAAAGCCTCCCGCAAAGATGTATCCCATCGCCGATGTCGATGACACAGCAGGGTTTATGGCCGCTGCCAGGGCTTTGAAGCTCGACCCGAATGCTTATAGGAAGGTATCCTCTGTGGTTGCTGCTTCTGAAGACGCGTCCAGTGAGCACGGCAGCCTCTCTAAGTCTCATGACGACGCCAAAAACCCTACCTCAACTGATGATTCTGTGCTCACCTCCACTCCCAAAGAGCCCAGTACTCCTG CAGAGTTTCAGGTCAAGGGCGATGCCGATTTTGCCGGCCCGGGCAATGACAGCACGCTCACCAACTTTGTTGCAGAGCCCATGCCTCTCGAGGTCGTTGAGCAGTCCAGCACGGCTGAGTTCGTCTCGGCTGACACCCTCGTTACCACTTCCCATGCTTCCGTCGGAGAAGAGGATCGTGAGCACCAGGCCACCTTTGAGACCTGGGGTACTCCAGAGATCCGTGACAAGCCGGGTATGACCTTGGTCTTCATCCTGCACTACCGACCTTTGCTAATTGGCTCGTTTCTTGCAGCTGCTCGCGTCAGACGCGTTATCATCAGGGGCTTGCCCTCCACCTGGAAGACTCCTGCAATGGTCCTATCCTTGATTCACGGCGGCACTATTGAGAGTATTTCTGTGGGTCCATCTGGCACTGCCCAAGTTCTGTTCTGTGACCCCGAAGCGTGCAAGGCTTTCTACGATAAATACCCCAACGGCATCGATCttgataaagaaagaaaggtcaCTGTCTTCGTGGaaatgggaaaagaagtcgaCGTTGTCAGCTCTCAGCTGTCTTTCAGCCTGTCCACCGGCGCCACTCGTGCTGTCCGTGCTGTTGGTGTTGACCTCGATGTTACGATGCGCCAGCTTTTTGATTTGGCTGCCGGCAACCATCGTAAGGTTGAAAAGATCCTAGACAACTACGTTCCCGGCGAG GCACGCAACGTCATCTTCCGTTTCTGCAGCATCGATGATGCAGTTCGCTTCCGTGCCGTGCTTGTCCGCAACGAGTCCTGGGAACAGTGCAACATTCAGTATGCTGCTGATCC GTGCGAACTTGCTACCGGCTATCACACCAACTGA